ataaaatttaaaatagtttacgATAACTCACACACTATTTTGTTAACTGAATTAGGTTGgttgatttttatataaattaatttaaattattttttttatttttagtcaataaatatttaatactttcCAAGCTGTAATtacaaaatgaatgaaatataaattaaagtaacacttttaataatttagtttgaatgattgcgtaaataatattttaaagaaataattatttattaatttttatcaacaTTTTTAAAACCGACTTTCCAAAAAGAACCATCATTTTCacatctttaaataaattatttctaatacttcttaaataattaactaCAGGCTGCATTAGACCAACCTTAATTGTTTAGGTCCAATAGTCCACCATAATTGACAACCCTAATAGACATCCAAACCAAAACCATGTCATTCCCTTTAACATTATAAattctattgaaaaaaaaaaaccgatAATGTATAACTAGATTAATTTTAATGCAATATCAACATAAGcacttatattaattaaaaattcattctaaatataattatcataaaatttaacaatccttaattatatgattattgcaTGTGTacaaaacatttttacaatatattaagttattatactatattaaggataaaaagaattaaatgattaTAGTATAAGTTATTTGTTATCTTTTACAGAATTCAaagtcaaattttatttatttatttaatgtgaaattaTGAGAAGCTACTACAGTTCTACACTTCCATCCTCTCACTATAAATAGATAACCTCTTTCtctcaaatatatcaaataaggGGCATTCCTTAATCAGTGTTATGGATAAAATTAGCCATTGTTGTCCTTTTCTTCATCTGAGAGTGAGAACACAGCAATTTGTGGTAACCCTTTCAGTATTAGGCAGTGCACTGTCGTGGATCACCACTACTGATGCTCTCAATGAGTGCAGTCTTACTAGATATCCCGATCTATGTGCTCAAACCTTGATGCAATTTGGTTCATCCAATCAAAGTGTTCATCATAACATTTTGGTTCTTGTCAACAAAACCATTTTAGAAACTAACTTGCCAAGTTCATATTTTGCTGATTACAAGACTGATGATGAAGATGCAGCCCATTCTGTCGTTGCAGGTAACTGATATCTTCTCATATATTTTCATCTGAGAAAACAGTTTTTACGAATTTCAGATCAATTTAATATCTTACGTGCATCTTTGAAATCTATGGTAATGAGAAAATTGTATTTgattaaatcattaattttgtCGTCATATATGGTATTCATGGACATAAATCAGAATTGTGGTTATCGTTTTTTCGTAATTTTTTATAGTATGAAAAAGTCTGATTGATATACCGTCACATATATATGTGGTTGTGGTGATATGAAAATCGGTGACCACAATCGTGAGCATTTAAGACAATGTTCATGAACACAAATAATTCTGAAAATTCTCCATTGATAAATGAAAATTGATTGTGTTATGCCTTTTAATTCTTCATTGTGATCATACACACACAGATTACTGTGAAGAGCTTATTGGCATGTCATTGAAAAGGTTAGATCAATCCCTGAGAGCACTGAAATCCCCTACAAGAAACAACAATGACATTCAAACATGGCTAAGTGCTTCCATAACTTTCCAACAAACTTGTAAAGACTATGCAGATGCACACACCACAACTTCTGCAGGAGGCCTTATGCAAAGAATGTCAGACAAAATGCACTATCTTTCACAACTGGGAAGCAACTCATTAGCATTTGTTAACCATGTGAGCAAAAAAGGTGAGACTAACAAAGAGGAAGATGAATTTCCCAAGTGGGTATCAGCCAAAGGACGTAAGCTGCTTCAAGGAGGCAGCATAAAAGCAAATGCCATAGTTGCACAAGATGGTTCAGGAGATTACAAGACAGTTTCTGAAGCCATTAAGGCAGCTTCAGGGAAAAGTTTTGTGATTTATGTTAAGGAAGGGACTTATAAAGAGAAGATTCGCACCAACAAGGATGGTATCACCTTAGTTGGAGATGGAAAATACTCTACTCTTATTGTTGGAGATGACAGTGTTGCCCAGGGTTCTTCCTTAACTGACTCAGCCACGTTTAGTGAGTTTTCTTTATCTAAAACTCTCATTTTTCTCATACTTCCTACtacatttttaacattaaactttccttaaaaattgaatttggccatataataatttagaaactGGTGGGGACACCTacacaataataaagaaatatctTATAgatgtaatgtttttaaaattataactattaaatttattttttttcaaattcttaacAAGAATCTTAAATTGACGTTGGCTTTACATAAAGTGTTAAGTCATGAACATTTAATAATAGAGAAAAAGTGCATTAGAATTTACAGCTTCCAATATACGATGTGACCATAACAATTCCTTTAACCCTATCTTCATTTATGCTTAAGATTAAAAAGAAGACTCAAATAATGAATGATTATGAATCGCAGCAATATACGGCGATGGCTTTATCGCACGTGACATCGGATTCCAGAACAACGCTGGCCCAGGAGGCGAACAAGCGGTGGCTCTCAACATAGCCTCCGACCATGCCGTCCTCTACCGGTGCAGTATAGCAGGGTACCAAGACACCCTCTACGCCCTCGCCCTCCGCCAGTTCTACGCAGAATGTGACATCTACGGCACGATCGACTTCATCTTCGGCAACGCCGCCGCCGTCTTCCAGCGCTGCAACCTCCTCCTCCGCCACCCTCGCGGCTCCAGCTACAACGCCATTCTGGCCAACGGCCGAACTGACCCCGGGCAGAACACTGGGTTCTCTGTTCACAAGAGTAGTATATCGCCGACTTCGGATTTTAAGCAGTCGCACAGTTCGTTTCTGGGGAGACCCTGGAAGGAGTATTCGAGATCGGTGGTGATGGAGAGTAGAATCGACGAAGTGATTGCGGCGAAAGGGTGGGTGGCGTGGCCTGGGTATGGAAGCTCCGTGTTGAAGAGTTTGTATTTCGCGGAGTACGGCAATGAAGGAGGTGGTGCTGGAACCGCAGGAAGGGTGCAGTGGCAGGGTTTTCATGTTCTTAAGGCTGAAGATGCGTCCAAATTCACTGTTGCTAATTTTATTTCTGGAAACTCGTGGATTCCATCCACTGGAGTTAATTTCATTTCAGGGCTTAATTAAGTCTGCAATACAGcattaagaagaagaaaaaaaagatgatgAAAAGTGGTattaagaaaattgttaaaactGTCAATATTGATGATTTACAATAAACTCAAATATATGATAGACACAGAACTAGAAAGAAAGAGATATATTGAATTATGTGTAATAATCTTTCATGTGATTAATATTGATCCCACTTATGTACAAAGAAGGAAAACATGTGTTTACTCTTTTCTTAAATATGATTATGTTCCTGTtggtaaatttaattattaattttatgaaaagaaaaaacatagaTTTTAATGCAAGATCGACATGAACCCTTTTGTTAGCTACAACTCATTGTCTTTCAATTACTACAATTGACTGTCACTCGATTATAGCTAACATTTTTTCCTTCTGGTGGGGCTATAATTAATTGACTTTTTCAATTTCGTTAAATCTCATAAACTTATACAAAAAGTGCATATGTTAATGAAAACGACATAACCAAAGTGTTATAAAACTCTTGCTCTTTTTGTTATAATGACTTTTGACATAATCAAACTTAGAATAATTCTGCTCATCATTTTACTATACACACTTTCAGTTGCTTTTCTTATACCAAAATAAGTTAAAGAGAATATCATGTATTATCAGTTACATATTCACACTCAAGACCACtttgtaattgaaatttttaaattaaaaattattgtgatattttttttctcaagtcaGAACCCACTGTCATCAAACataactttcttttctttaaatactctaaacatatattttattaacgaTTATAAATTTAAGCAACTCACCTACTCTTATAAAATTGAACAAGTCACGTATGgttctataatttttctttttgccgCTTTACATTTAAGAATATCACATCAATTGGTGCACACTAATTGATCACATAAGAATTTCCAGAGATTGGATCGGAGGTATCCCAAGAACAAAATCGAAAGCAGCCCAAACATTGTAGGAGTGGAGGcccaattcaaaataataattataaaaagaagattTTTTCGAATGTAACTGCAGACATTGGTGGTTGTACCTTATATGTTCCCAACATGAGGTCATTATTTCTTCCTACTATCAATAGTTCTTTATTTACATACAAACACAAGATTTTTGTGAATCTAAAGTTACACTTTTCGTctcaatgaagaagaagatcatAATATACAAGTTCCAAAGACAGTGTCATCTCCAAAGAAAAACCTATACAGAAGGATCAAGCAATGAGGGTGACGAAGGAATCGGAGTTGGCCACCAAGGGAGCAGAACTGGGATCACCGGATAAAACAGCAAGGAGAGACCACCGTATTTGCAAACCCTAAACCTACGAGTTAACAAATTGCAGCAAATGATGTTATCACCAAACTTAAGAAACACACTGTCCTTAACATAGGGATGAAAAGCCAGAATCCTACTGCAACCCCTCacatattcaacctccaaggCTTTCAACTCTTGAAACATTGGCCCAATAATCTCAGGGAGAGAAAACTCATGCACCAGTTTccatcttctttcttcttccttcccaCAATATTGCAACTCCCAAACCCTCCCACTGTAAGCTTCAAAGGCAGTGGAGGGTGAGATAGGGAACTCAGATAACTGCAACTTTCCACAAGAAACCCCAAGGCACCCTCTATACGCTTCGCCAAAGCCACGGGGAAGTTCAATCACAGAAGCCACACACACATCACCATAAGGGTCATACACGAGAACCCTCCCTCCACCCATGAAGTACAACTTCCCTTCGTGCTCAACGCTCGATGACGTCAGAAAAAACCCGCACGCAAACCCCTGTGGACACGACACCACAAACCGCTTCCATTCCCCTGTCTCGGAAGAGAAAACCTCAACATCAAACGTAACCCTCGTGTCGCTGAACGCAGGGATGCGAACCACCCTGAACCTGCGTTCAGAAGTGGGAAAGATAGATACGCCGGAGTTCTCTTTTGCAAGAGAGTAATAAGGATCGCACATGAAACCCACGAGAACCCCAGCGTGGTCACAGAGAGTTGGAGCACAAGGGAGTTTCAATGAATCCTTTGTAAGTGGGTTACGTACGTGGTATACGCATTTGTGACGTGGACGAGGGTTTCCATATACGAGCAAACCGTTGGAACATGcaaaaacaaactttaacaCAGACCGTAGTTGTGGTACAATGTTAGCCGGTTCGAAATCTGAGCCTAGGGAGGTTAGAGAGAGGTGGTTTTCGAGAGAGCCAAGTTGAAGAGAGGGTAAATTTGGTGCTATGACGAGGGCATTGTATGGCTTTAGAATGAAACTGGGTTGATCAGGGTCTTCTCCTTGGGATTGGATTTTATGGAAGAGGGTGTGTTGATGAGTGAGGTATAGGGAATGGAAATTGGTATTGGAAATGAGTGTGAGCCAATGCTTTGAAACGCTCTTGCATGAGAAAAGGGATTTGCATGGGAGTTTGCAGAAGATTTCGGTGAGGGAATCGTCGAAGAGATTGTTGATGGTGGTATTGGATTTGGTAGCAGCCATGGATATCGTGGCTGATCTTGAGGGAAGAACATGAGAAGAGCTAAATTGATTGATGAtaaagatttggaaattttgagACTATAAAGTTATCTAATTTTGTTACGGTCCCTTCAGCCAAAATTGTTTATGGTGCTAATTTGCAGGAGAAATGGTGGTTTTAGAATTAGATTTGCCTAATTATCTCGGAAAACGATGGATTTAAAAACCATTTTTAGATTATGTGTAGATTTATGCACGTTGTCTTGGATGCTTGTGTTTGGTATCAGAGATttacatgaaagaaaaatatattacttgaGGTTCTCACTTCACGGGACAAGTACTctaggtatatatatatatatatatatatatatatatatatatatatatatatatatataaaagtaccTTTATAATAACCATTGTTATTTATATAAGGgattaaattgttaaaattggAGTAGGATTACTAATTTTGAAGAGCAACTCATTCTTGGTTTTGGTAATAACATTTACTCACCATGAACCTTGGCTGAGTTAATCACAGCCACTCATATTTATGATTCTTAAGTTAGAATAAATCTCTTGTTTATCAAATGATTGGATAGAGCTTTCAAAACATATAcgaaaaatctaatttaaaagaAGGGATGAAACAGTACAGAATAAAATTGTAGTCATACAGTAGTTGAGTGAAGAGATCATTCAACAACAAGTTCTTGTCCAATAACAACACTGAACTCACATCCAACAACAAAACGACCTCCAGAAGCTACGTAACCAACTAGACATGTTGGAAACGATCGACGAAACGCAATCCTCAATACTTGAAACATGTCATTGAATCCCAATTCCAATTAATCAgttacttttgttttctcttctcTACACGTGTCTACAATTCTTTCCCTTCTCCGATATCCTTACAGTAATAACCAACTAGTTTGTCATGCAACAAGACAGATGCtcattgacaaaagaaaaagaatccaAACAACCAAGAGTAACTATTATTTCCCACATTATGGAAGTTTATCTAGTTGTCGCCAACCACGAGATAAATGAAAAAGTACAAGTttgataaagaataaaatgtatttatttgtcAATCTTGGATCTATCTATTATTTACGATTTCAAGAAGTGGCATATGACTGTAT
This DNA window, taken from Vigna radiata var. radiata cultivar VC1973A chromosome 5, Vradiata_ver6, whole genome shotgun sequence, encodes the following:
- the LOC106761675 gene encoding pectinesterase, producing MDKISHCCPFLHLRVRTQQFVVTLSVLGSALSWITTTDALNECSLTRYPDLCAQTLMQFGSSNQSVHHNILVLVNKTILETNLPSSYFADYKTDDEDAAHSVVADYCEELIGMSLKRLDQSLRALKSPTRNNNDIQTWLSASITFQQTCKDYADAHTTTSAGGLMQRMSDKMHYLSQLGSNSLAFVNHVSKKGETNKEEDEFPKWVSAKGRKLLQGGSIKANAIVAQDGSGDYKTVSEAIKAASGKSFVIYVKEGTYKEKIRTNKDGITLVGDGKYSTLIVGDDSVAQGSSLTDSATFTIYGDGFIARDIGFQNNAGPGGEQAVALNIASDHAVLYRCSIAGYQDTLYALALRQFYAECDIYGTIDFIFGNAAAVFQRCNLLLRHPRGSSYNAILANGRTDPGQNTGFSVHKSSISPTSDFKQSHSSFLGRPWKEYSRSVVMESRIDEVIAAKGWVAWPGYGSSVLKSLYFAEYGNEGGGAGTAGRVQWQGFHVLKAEDASKFTVANFISGNSWIPSTGVNFISGLN
- the LOC106760061 gene encoding F-box protein At5g03970-like → MAATKSNTTINNLFDDSLTEIFCKLPCKSLFSCKSVSKHWLTLISNTNFHSLYLTHQHTLFHKIQSQGEDPDQPSFILKPYNALVIAPNLPSLQLGSLENHLSLTSLGSDFEPANIVPQLRSVLKFVFACSNGLLVYGNPRPRHKCVYHVRNPLTKDSLKLPCAPTLCDHAGVLVGFMCDPYYSLAKENSGVSIFPTSERRFRVVRIPAFSDTRVTFDVEVFSSETGEWKRFVVSCPQGFACGFFLTSSSVEHEGKLYFMGGGRVLVYDPYGDVCVASVIELPRGFGEAYRGCLGVSCGKLQLSEFPISPSTAFEAYSGRVWELQYCGKEEERRWKLVHEFSLPEIIGPMFQELKALEVEYVRGCSRILAFHPYVKDSVFLKFGDNIICCNLLTRRFRVCKYGGLSLLFYPVIPVLLPWWPTPIPSSPSLLDPSV